From Salminus brasiliensis chromosome 21, fSalBra1.hap2, whole genome shotgun sequence, a single genomic window includes:
- the LOC140543268 gene encoding specifically androgen-regulated gene protein: protein MPKSDTWPGSIAKETLDEMDSADSCDSVLSSCFSDDSLQYLSAEEKACLMFLEETIEALDTDDDSGLSNDEAENLPARGNVATKTAHLSASMNQSKHKDIPKRYIDDPRMFGSSEHNQILNYLVPTPFVLANSSPPIPPNPGTAASKEKPSPKEETKEQKRDKNGPHVPSEVNVVVIPPPLMVKTSNAIDQGLQNDRTPRGPLTYEGLVQLRNKVSSRKSSENTERQISTPQAPVHSKDRTQVFPQNIQPSENQLSKNSPPAVAPKPKKMPSRITVLNHKGTTNPNGDSCLSTSPGSGGLMKREQVRLEALSKLGLLKESDAKQPSKAPKTHISSLPQPSSGSVPDVSQTRPFPPCAAVRNQDPRNQSNQRSSSNTLHHRSLTDLPIAPSHLQHSKSATLERSGMGLGSSMSNCELSDSSVSQNHLQCSSTVAGKNNLGSIQRGTTPLSAGKTAGQSSFVPPVASKPLHVPGLNVLMVPNMGEDRREALRKLGLLKN from the exons ATGCCGAAAAGTGACACGTGGCCAGGTAGCATTGCCAAGGAGACACTGGATGAGATGGACAGTGCTGACAGTTGTGACAGCGTGCTCAGCTCTTGTTTT AGTGATGATAGCCTGCAGTACCTCTCTGCAGAAGAGAAGGCTTGCCTCATGTTCTTGGAGGAGACCATAGAGGCTTTAGACACAGATGATGACAGTGGCCTGTCCAATGATGAAGCCGAAAATCTTCCTGCCCGTGGAAATgttgccaccaaaacagctcaccTTTCTGCTTCCATGAACCAGAGCAAGCACAAAG ATATCCCAAAGCGTTACATTGATGATCCTAGGATGTTTGGCAGCTCAGAGCACAATCAAATCCTGAATTACTTGGTTCCAACGCCTTTTGTTCTGGCAAACAGCAGTCCTCCCATTCCTCCCAACCCAGGAACAGCGGCATCCAAAGAGAAACCGTCACCCAAAGAGGAGACAAAAGAGCAGAAACGTGACAAGAATGGCCCTCATGTTCCATCAGAGGTCAATGTAGTTGTGATTCCTCCTCCATTGATGGTTAAAACCAGTAATGCCATAGATCAAGGATTGCAGAATGACCGGACCCCTCGGGGGCCTTTGACCTATGAGGGTTTGGTACAGCTGCGCAATAAGGTATCCTCAAGAAAAAGCAGTGAAAACACTGAAAGGCAGATTTCTACACCTCAAGCTCCCGTTCACTCTAAAGACAGAACCCAAGTGTTCCCTCAGAACATCCAGCCCAGTGAAAACCAGCTAAGTAAGAACAGTCCTCCTGCCGTGGCTCCCAAACCCAAAAAGATGCCTTCACGCATAACTGTATTGAACCACAAAGGAACCACCAATCCCAATGGAGACTCTTGCTTATCTACATCTCCTGGAAGTGGAGGTTTGATGAAGCGAGAGCAAGTGAGGCTGGAGGCTTTATCTAAACTGGGTCTTCTGAAGGAATCTGACGCAAAACAGCCCAGCAAAGCCCCTAAAACTCACATATCTAGTCTCCCACAGCCTTCTTCTGGCTCAGTTCCAGATGTGTCCCAAACTAGGCCATTTCCTCCTTGTGCCGCTGTAAGGAACCAGGACCCGAGGAACCAGTCAAACCAACGTTCAAGCAGCAACACTCTCCACCACCGCTCCCTGACTGACCTACCCATAGCTCCTTCTCATTTACAACACAGCAAGTCTGCTACCCTGGAGAGGTCCGGAATGGGTTTGGGGAGCAGCATGTCCAACTGTGAGCTTTCAGACAGTTCAGTTTCTCAGAACCACCTACAATGTTCATCCACGGTGGCTGGCAAGAACAACCTTGGAAGTATCCAGAGAGGGACAACCCCCCTGTCTGCTGGCAAAACAGCGGGACAGTCATCCTTTGTCCCTCCAGTAGCcagcaaacctttacatgttcCAGGCTTAAATGTGCTGATGGTTCCCAACATGGGTGAGGACCGGCGAGAGGCTCTAAGAAAGCTAGGATTGCTGAAGAACTGA
- the kif17 gene encoding kinesin-like protein KIF17 isoform X3 — protein MASESVKVVIRCRPLNDREKTLNCKTVVSVDASRCQCFIEKPGVSEEPPKQFTFDGTYFISQTTEQMYNEIAYPLVEGVTEGYNGTIFAYGQTGSGKSFTMQGVTDPPAQRGVIPRAFEHIFETIQCAENTKFLVRASYLEIYKEEIRDLLGKDSKQKLELKEHPERGVYVRDLSMHTVHSVGECERIMEQGWRNRSVGYTLMNKDSSRSHSIFTIHLEICNTDAAGEDHLRAGKLNLVDLAGSERQSKTGATGDRLQEATKINLSLSALGNVISALVDGRSKHIPYRDSKLTRLLQDSLGGNTRTLMVACLSPADNNYEESLSTLRYANRAKSIQNRPRINEDPKEALLREYQEEIKQLRALISGQLGPANLNSLLAGQKSEGTLAVQSRPQSSTVESEAEKEKIKQEYEVKLARLQAEYNAEQESKAKLQEDITFLRASYEIKLSSLERSRANQAHKTETTNKEEISSVNESTPEPPDTTPNGLKEDEHSHEVSIRAGPGGELEVVATPSPLDQQHVLERLQQLEQEFVGGEQARNEELRQRRRQRKTLANQRKKQLIEALKQGSEDSDSVLLNVYDSIQEEVHAKNKLLESTQSKLKAAKLEIRDLQAEFETERDDYLATIRRLERETQLQQTILERMVGLVRRDCNYSNLDRLRKEAVWDEENGMWRVPEVLVQKTALPAAVPPSAMSSSSRLPARRNSASDSGEPFMEEEDRYKEMLNRSDSEHIASNYFRKKRTSPLFVGDTSKSLGNGSSHQTSSGSNLAAEALLPRPFRLESLGILPVSGKARRKKSKTQILCDGN, from the exons ATGGCCTCCGAGTCTGTGAAGGTGGTTATTAGATGCCGGCCTTTAAATGACCGGGAGAAGACCCTCAACTGTAAGACGGTGGTGTCTGTTGATGCTAGCCGCTGTCAGTGCTTCATTGAGAAACCAGGAGTTTCTGAGGAGCCACCCAAACAATTTACATTTGATGGCACCTACTTCATCAGTCAAACCACCGAGCAGATGTACAACGAGATTGCATATCCTCTGGTTGAG GGGGTAACCGAGGGATACAATGGGACAATCTTTGCTTATGGACAAACAGGGAGTGGCAAATCATTTACCATGCAGGGGGTGACGGACCCCCCAGCTCAGAGAGGGGTCATACCAAGAGCTTTCGAGCACATCTTCGAGACTATTCAG TGTGCAGAAAACACGAAGTTCCTTGTGCGGGCCTCCTACCTTGAGATCTACAAAGAGGAAATAAGGGACCTTCTTGGGAAAGACAGCAAACAGAAGCTGGAG CTGAAAGAGCATCCAGAGCGGGGCGTGTATGTGCGAGACTTGTCCATGCACACGGTGCACAGCGTGGGGGAGTGTGAGCGCATTATGGAGCAGGGCTGGAGAAATCGCTCAGTGGGATACACGCTCATGAACAAGGACTCATCTCGCTCCCACTCTATATTCACTATCCACCTGGAGATTTGCAACACAG ATGCTGCTGGTGAAGACCACTTGCGAGCTGGCAAGCTCAACTTGGTGGATCTGGCCGGCAGTGAACGGCAGTCCAAGACCGGTGCCACAGGTGACCGCCTTCAGGAGGCCACCAAAATCAACCTGTCTCTGTCTGCCCTGGGCAACGTCATCTCGGCGCTGGTTGATGGCCGCTCCAAGCACATCCCGTATCGCGACTCCAAGCTTACCCGATTGCTGCAGGACTCTTTGGGTGGTAATACACGCACCCTCATGGTGGCCTGCCTCTCTCCTGCTGACAACAACTACGAGGAGAGCCTGAGCACCCTGCGCTATGCTAACCGTGCCAAGAGCATCCAGAACCGCCCCCGCATCAACGAGGATCCGAAGGAGGCACTGCTGCGAGAGTACCAGGAGGAGATCAAACAACTACGGGCACTCATCTCTGGCCAGCTGGGCCCTGCCAATCTCAACT CTTTGCTAGCAGGTCAGAAGTCAGAGGGGACTCTAGCTGTCCAGTCCAGACCACAGAGCAGCACTGTGGAGAGTGAAGCTGAAAAGGAGAAGATTAAGCAG GAGTATGAAGTCAAGCTTGCCAGGCTGCAGGCAGAGTACAATGCAGAGCAGGAATCAAAAGCTAAGCTGCAAGAGGACATCACTTTCTTGAGAGCATCTTATGAGATCAAGCTGTCCAGTCTGGAGAGGTCCAGAGCTAATCAAGCACATAAGACTG AGACCACTAACAAAGAGGAGATCAGTTCTGTTAATGAGTCAACACCCGAGCCCCCAGACACAACCCCAAATGGACTCAAG GAGGACGAGCACTCTCATGAGGTCAGCATCAGAGCGGGTCCAGGGGGAGAGCTAGAAGTTGTTGCTACGCCAAGCCCACTGGACCAGCAACATGTTTTAGAAAG GCTTCAGCAGCTGGAGCAGGAGTTTGTTGGGGGAGAGCAGGCGCGGAATGAGGAGCTGAGGCAGAGGAGGAGGCAGCGGAAAACTCTGGCCAATCAGAGGAAGAAGCAGCTGATTGAGGCGCTAAAGCAAGGAAGCGAGGACAGTGACAGTGTGCTACTCAATGTCTACGATTCCATTCAAGAGGAGGTCCACGCCAAGAACAAACTTCTGGAGAGCACACAGAGCAAG ctcaaagcTGCCAAGCTAGAAATCCGGGACCTACAAGCGGAGTTTGAGACAGAGCGGGACGACTACCTGGCCACCATCAGGCGCCTGGAGCGCGAGACACAACTGCAGCAGACCATCTTGGAGCGCATGGTGGGCCTGGTGCGTAGAGACTGCAACTACAGCAACCTGGACCGCTTGCGGAAGGAAGCAGTGTGGGATGAGGAGAATGGCATGTGGAGAGTGCCTGAGGTGCTGGTGCAGAAGACAGCACTACCTGCAG CAGTTCCTCCTTCAGCCATGAGCAGCTCCTCAAGACTTCCAGCACGCAGGAACTCTGCCTCAGACTCAGGAGAGCCCTTCATG gaggaggaggaccgCTATAAGGAAATGCTGAACCGAAGTGACAGCGAGCACATTGCTAGTAACTACTTCAGGAAGAAGAGGACAAGTCCACTTTTCGTAGGAGACACTAGCAAGAGCCTGG GGAACGGGTCGTCCCACCAGACGTCCAGCGGCTCCAACCTTGCAGCTGAGGCTCTCCTGCCCCGTCCCTTTCGTCTGGAGTCTCTGGGTATCCTGCCCGTCAGTGGCAAAGCCAGGCGCAAGAAGAGCAAAACACAGATCCTCTGTGATGGCAACTGA
- the kif17 gene encoding kinesin-like protein KIF17 isoform X1 codes for MASESVKVVIRCRPLNDREKTLNCKTVVSVDASRCQCFIEKPGVSEEPPKQFTFDGTYFISQTTEQMYNEIAYPLVEGVTEGYNGTIFAYGQTGSGKSFTMQGVTDPPAQRGVIPRAFEHIFETIQCAENTKFLVRASYLEIYKEEIRDLLGKDSKQKLELKEHPERGVYVRDLSMHTVHSVGECERIMEQGWRNRSVGYTLMNKDSSRSHSIFTIHLEICNTDAAGEDHLRAGKLNLVDLAGSERQSKTGATGDRLQEATKINLSLSALGNVISALVDGRSKHIPYRDSKLTRLLQDSLGGNTRTLMVACLSPADNNYEESLSTLRYANRAKSIQNRPRINEDPKEALLREYQEEIKQLRALISGQLGPANLNSLLAGQKSEGTLAVQSRPQSSTVESEAEKEKIKQEYEVKLARLQAEYNAEQESKAKLQEDITFLRASYEIKLSSLERSRANQAHKTAETTNKEEISSVNESTPEPPDTTPNGLKEDEHSHEVSIRAGPGGELEVVATPSPLDQQHVLERLQQLEQEFVGGEQARNEELRQRRRQRKTLANQRKKQLIEALKQGSEDSDSVLLNVYDSIQEEVHAKNKLLESTQSKLKAAKLEIRDLQAEFETERDDYLATIRRLERETQLQQTILERMVGLVRRDCNYSNLDRLRKEAVWDEENGMWRVPEVLVQKTALPAAVPPSAMSSSSRLPARRNSASDSGEPFMEEEDRYKEMLNRSDSEHIASNYFRKKRTSPLFVGDTSKSLGNGSSHQTSSGSNLAAEALLPRPFRLESLGILPVSGKARRKKSKTQILCDGN; via the exons ATGGCCTCCGAGTCTGTGAAGGTGGTTATTAGATGCCGGCCTTTAAATGACCGGGAGAAGACCCTCAACTGTAAGACGGTGGTGTCTGTTGATGCTAGCCGCTGTCAGTGCTTCATTGAGAAACCAGGAGTTTCTGAGGAGCCACCCAAACAATTTACATTTGATGGCACCTACTTCATCAGTCAAACCACCGAGCAGATGTACAACGAGATTGCATATCCTCTGGTTGAG GGGGTAACCGAGGGATACAATGGGACAATCTTTGCTTATGGACAAACAGGGAGTGGCAAATCATTTACCATGCAGGGGGTGACGGACCCCCCAGCTCAGAGAGGGGTCATACCAAGAGCTTTCGAGCACATCTTCGAGACTATTCAG TGTGCAGAAAACACGAAGTTCCTTGTGCGGGCCTCCTACCTTGAGATCTACAAAGAGGAAATAAGGGACCTTCTTGGGAAAGACAGCAAACAGAAGCTGGAG CTGAAAGAGCATCCAGAGCGGGGCGTGTATGTGCGAGACTTGTCCATGCACACGGTGCACAGCGTGGGGGAGTGTGAGCGCATTATGGAGCAGGGCTGGAGAAATCGCTCAGTGGGATACACGCTCATGAACAAGGACTCATCTCGCTCCCACTCTATATTCACTATCCACCTGGAGATTTGCAACACAG ATGCTGCTGGTGAAGACCACTTGCGAGCTGGCAAGCTCAACTTGGTGGATCTGGCCGGCAGTGAACGGCAGTCCAAGACCGGTGCCACAGGTGACCGCCTTCAGGAGGCCACCAAAATCAACCTGTCTCTGTCTGCCCTGGGCAACGTCATCTCGGCGCTGGTTGATGGCCGCTCCAAGCACATCCCGTATCGCGACTCCAAGCTTACCCGATTGCTGCAGGACTCTTTGGGTGGTAATACACGCACCCTCATGGTGGCCTGCCTCTCTCCTGCTGACAACAACTACGAGGAGAGCCTGAGCACCCTGCGCTATGCTAACCGTGCCAAGAGCATCCAGAACCGCCCCCGCATCAACGAGGATCCGAAGGAGGCACTGCTGCGAGAGTACCAGGAGGAGATCAAACAACTACGGGCACTCATCTCTGGCCAGCTGGGCCCTGCCAATCTCAACT CTTTGCTAGCAGGTCAGAAGTCAGAGGGGACTCTAGCTGTCCAGTCCAGACCACAGAGCAGCACTGTGGAGAGTGAAGCTGAAAAGGAGAAGATTAAGCAG GAGTATGAAGTCAAGCTTGCCAGGCTGCAGGCAGAGTACAATGCAGAGCAGGAATCAAAAGCTAAGCTGCAAGAGGACATCACTTTCTTGAGAGCATCTTATGAGATCAAGCTGTCCAGTCTGGAGAGGTCCAGAGCTAATCAAGCACATAAGACTG CAGAGACCACTAACAAAGAGGAGATCAGTTCTGTTAATGAGTCAACACCCGAGCCCCCAGACACAACCCCAAATGGACTCAAG GAGGACGAGCACTCTCATGAGGTCAGCATCAGAGCGGGTCCAGGGGGAGAGCTAGAAGTTGTTGCTACGCCAAGCCCACTGGACCAGCAACATGTTTTAGAAAG GCTTCAGCAGCTGGAGCAGGAGTTTGTTGGGGGAGAGCAGGCGCGGAATGAGGAGCTGAGGCAGAGGAGGAGGCAGCGGAAAACTCTGGCCAATCAGAGGAAGAAGCAGCTGATTGAGGCGCTAAAGCAAGGAAGCGAGGACAGTGACAGTGTGCTACTCAATGTCTACGATTCCATTCAAGAGGAGGTCCACGCCAAGAACAAACTTCTGGAGAGCACACAGAGCAAG ctcaaagcTGCCAAGCTAGAAATCCGGGACCTACAAGCGGAGTTTGAGACAGAGCGGGACGACTACCTGGCCACCATCAGGCGCCTGGAGCGCGAGACACAACTGCAGCAGACCATCTTGGAGCGCATGGTGGGCCTGGTGCGTAGAGACTGCAACTACAGCAACCTGGACCGCTTGCGGAAGGAAGCAGTGTGGGATGAGGAGAATGGCATGTGGAGAGTGCCTGAGGTGCTGGTGCAGAAGACAGCACTACCTGCAG CAGTTCCTCCTTCAGCCATGAGCAGCTCCTCAAGACTTCCAGCACGCAGGAACTCTGCCTCAGACTCAGGAGAGCCCTTCATG gaggaggaggaccgCTATAAGGAAATGCTGAACCGAAGTGACAGCGAGCACATTGCTAGTAACTACTTCAGGAAGAAGAGGACAAGTCCACTTTTCGTAGGAGACACTAGCAAGAGCCTGG GGAACGGGTCGTCCCACCAGACGTCCAGCGGCTCCAACCTTGCAGCTGAGGCTCTCCTGCCCCGTCCCTTTCGTCTGGAGTCTCTGGGTATCCTGCCCGTCAGTGGCAAAGCCAGGCGCAAGAAGAGCAAAACACAGATCCTCTGTGATGGCAACTGA
- the kif17 gene encoding kinesin-like protein KIF17 isoform X2: MASESVKVVIRCRPLNDREKTLNCKTVVSVDASRCQCFIEKPGVSEEPPKQFTFDGTYFISQTTEQMYNEIAYPLVEGVTEGYNGTIFAYGQTGSGKSFTMQGVTDPPAQRGVIPRAFEHIFETIQCAENTKFLVRASYLEIYKEEIRDLLGKDSKQKLELKEHPERGVYVRDLSMHTVHSVGECERIMEQGWRNRSVGYTLMNKDSSRSHSIFTIHLEICNTDAAGEDHLRAGKLNLVDLAGSERQSKTGATGDRLQEATKINLSLSALGNVISALVDGRSKHIPYRDSKLTRLLQDSLGGNTRTLMVACLSPADNNYEESLSTLRYANRAKSIQNRPRINEDPKEALLREYQEEIKQLRALISGQLGPANLNSLLAGQKSEGTLAVQSRPQSSTVESEAEKEKIKQEYEVKLARLQAEYNAEQESKAKLQEDITFLRASYEIKLSSLERSRANQAHKTAETTNKEEISSVNESTPEPPDTTPNGLKEDEHSHEVSIRAGPGGELEVVATPSPLDQQHVLERLQQLEQEFVGGEQARNEELRQRRRQRKTLANQRKKQLIEALKQGSEDSDSVLLNVYDSIQEEVHAKNKLLESTQSKLKAAKLEIRDLQAEFETERDDYLATIRRLERETQLQQTILERMVGLVRRDCNYSNLDRLRKEAVWDEENGMWRVPEVLVQKTALPAVPPSAMSSSSRLPARRNSASDSGEPFMEEEDRYKEMLNRSDSEHIASNYFRKKRTSPLFVGDTSKSLGNGSSHQTSSGSNLAAEALLPRPFRLESLGILPVSGKARRKKSKTQILCDGN, encoded by the exons ATGGCCTCCGAGTCTGTGAAGGTGGTTATTAGATGCCGGCCTTTAAATGACCGGGAGAAGACCCTCAACTGTAAGACGGTGGTGTCTGTTGATGCTAGCCGCTGTCAGTGCTTCATTGAGAAACCAGGAGTTTCTGAGGAGCCACCCAAACAATTTACATTTGATGGCACCTACTTCATCAGTCAAACCACCGAGCAGATGTACAACGAGATTGCATATCCTCTGGTTGAG GGGGTAACCGAGGGATACAATGGGACAATCTTTGCTTATGGACAAACAGGGAGTGGCAAATCATTTACCATGCAGGGGGTGACGGACCCCCCAGCTCAGAGAGGGGTCATACCAAGAGCTTTCGAGCACATCTTCGAGACTATTCAG TGTGCAGAAAACACGAAGTTCCTTGTGCGGGCCTCCTACCTTGAGATCTACAAAGAGGAAATAAGGGACCTTCTTGGGAAAGACAGCAAACAGAAGCTGGAG CTGAAAGAGCATCCAGAGCGGGGCGTGTATGTGCGAGACTTGTCCATGCACACGGTGCACAGCGTGGGGGAGTGTGAGCGCATTATGGAGCAGGGCTGGAGAAATCGCTCAGTGGGATACACGCTCATGAACAAGGACTCATCTCGCTCCCACTCTATATTCACTATCCACCTGGAGATTTGCAACACAG ATGCTGCTGGTGAAGACCACTTGCGAGCTGGCAAGCTCAACTTGGTGGATCTGGCCGGCAGTGAACGGCAGTCCAAGACCGGTGCCACAGGTGACCGCCTTCAGGAGGCCACCAAAATCAACCTGTCTCTGTCTGCCCTGGGCAACGTCATCTCGGCGCTGGTTGATGGCCGCTCCAAGCACATCCCGTATCGCGACTCCAAGCTTACCCGATTGCTGCAGGACTCTTTGGGTGGTAATACACGCACCCTCATGGTGGCCTGCCTCTCTCCTGCTGACAACAACTACGAGGAGAGCCTGAGCACCCTGCGCTATGCTAACCGTGCCAAGAGCATCCAGAACCGCCCCCGCATCAACGAGGATCCGAAGGAGGCACTGCTGCGAGAGTACCAGGAGGAGATCAAACAACTACGGGCACTCATCTCTGGCCAGCTGGGCCCTGCCAATCTCAACT CTTTGCTAGCAGGTCAGAAGTCAGAGGGGACTCTAGCTGTCCAGTCCAGACCACAGAGCAGCACTGTGGAGAGTGAAGCTGAAAAGGAGAAGATTAAGCAG GAGTATGAAGTCAAGCTTGCCAGGCTGCAGGCAGAGTACAATGCAGAGCAGGAATCAAAAGCTAAGCTGCAAGAGGACATCACTTTCTTGAGAGCATCTTATGAGATCAAGCTGTCCAGTCTGGAGAGGTCCAGAGCTAATCAAGCACATAAGACTG CAGAGACCACTAACAAAGAGGAGATCAGTTCTGTTAATGAGTCAACACCCGAGCCCCCAGACACAACCCCAAATGGACTCAAG GAGGACGAGCACTCTCATGAGGTCAGCATCAGAGCGGGTCCAGGGGGAGAGCTAGAAGTTGTTGCTACGCCAAGCCCACTGGACCAGCAACATGTTTTAGAAAG GCTTCAGCAGCTGGAGCAGGAGTTTGTTGGGGGAGAGCAGGCGCGGAATGAGGAGCTGAGGCAGAGGAGGAGGCAGCGGAAAACTCTGGCCAATCAGAGGAAGAAGCAGCTGATTGAGGCGCTAAAGCAAGGAAGCGAGGACAGTGACAGTGTGCTACTCAATGTCTACGATTCCATTCAAGAGGAGGTCCACGCCAAGAACAAACTTCTGGAGAGCACACAGAGCAAG ctcaaagcTGCCAAGCTAGAAATCCGGGACCTACAAGCGGAGTTTGAGACAGAGCGGGACGACTACCTGGCCACCATCAGGCGCCTGGAGCGCGAGACACAACTGCAGCAGACCATCTTGGAGCGCATGGTGGGCCTGGTGCGTAGAGACTGCAACTACAGCAACCTGGACCGCTTGCGGAAGGAAGCAGTGTGGGATGAGGAGAATGGCATGTGGAGAGTGCCTGAGGTGCTGGTGCAGAAGACAGCACTACCTGCAG TTCCTCCTTCAGCCATGAGCAGCTCCTCAAGACTTCCAGCACGCAGGAACTCTGCCTCAGACTCAGGAGAGCCCTTCATG gaggaggaggaccgCTATAAGGAAATGCTGAACCGAAGTGACAGCGAGCACATTGCTAGTAACTACTTCAGGAAGAAGAGGACAAGTCCACTTTTCGTAGGAGACACTAGCAAGAGCCTGG GGAACGGGTCGTCCCACCAGACGTCCAGCGGCTCCAACCTTGCAGCTGAGGCTCTCCTGCCCCGTCCCTTTCGTCTGGAGTCTCTGGGTATCCTGCCCGTCAGTGGCAAAGCCAGGCGCAAGAAGAGCAAAACACAGATCCTCTGTGATGGCAACTGA
- the sh2d5 gene encoding SH2 domain-containing protein 5: MGETPAREDGAVTRSAEYIGSFPVDDCCLDDQIEQLYTQLKSCKNCKRRRSVSLKFSMKGVKVFNEDETTLLMAHALRRVSLSIARPSDSQFAFVAHNPGSPDNQLYCHLFKARHARAAQFLNLLLCRCFQLCYLEKHPEEAQSELSGKTPTRVPSLLNHGFPLSVSALVSFRRAPTQGLLPGAKVPAKPSPDPASSPEDVFLTSPTLVRKKAIREKVLRSGAYRSFTCTPLKQRHLQDRLNTPQDKGQDSVPVFRVRAPSLAETEEALAHAVWSWNGVSSNSSSSLLAEDVLGSYLLCTHPNKPSPGSLVIRFPSGLITLDIRTSKGKYFLETCHIQFESLPALIEHYTEFRGELECPLSCARVNHCYEWDENTAKAPSPRPQQGSKLNAKYQCWV; the protein is encoded by the exons ATGGGTGAGACACCAGCAAGAGAGGATGGGGCGGTGACCAGGTCAGCAGAG TACATTGGCTCATTTCCTGTTGATGACTGCTGTTTGGATGATCAAATCGAACAACTCTACACACAGCTGAAGTCTTGTAAG AACTGCAAACGAAGGCGATCCGTCTCCCTGAAATTCTCCATGAAGGGAGTGAAGGTGTTTAATGAGGATGAGACG ACGCTCCTGATGGCACATGCCCTGCGTCGAGTCTCCCTCTCCATCGCTCGGCCGTCTGATTCCCAGTTCGCTTTCGTTGCACACAACCCCGGCAGCCCAGACAACCAGCTCTACTGCCACCTCTTCAAAGCACGGCATGCCAGAGCT GCCCAGTTCCTGAACCTGCTGCTGTGCCGCTGCTTCCAGCTGTGTTATCTAGAGAAGCACCCGGAAGAGGCTCAGAGCGAGTTGTCTGGAAAGACGCCCACTCGTGTGCCCTCCCTACTGAACCATGGCTTCCCCCTCAGTGTCAGCGCCCTTGTATCCTTCCGCAGGGCACCCACTCAGGGTCTGTTGCCAGGGGCAAAG GTGCCCGCCAAGCCCAGCCCGGATCCTGCTAGCAGTCCAGAGGATGTCTTCCTAACCTCCCCTACGCTTGTACGTAAGAAGGCCATCAGGGAGAAAGTTCTGCGCTCAGGCGCTTACCGCTCCTTTACTTGTACGCCTCTAAAACAGCGGCACCTGCAGGACCGGCTGAATACTCCACAAG acaaGGGACAGGACAGTGTACCAGTGTTCAGGGTGCGCGCTCCAAGCTTGGCCGAAACCGAAGAAGCATTGGCTCACGCCGTGTGGAGCTGGAATGGCGTCTCGAG TAACAGCAGTTCCTCACTGCTTGCTGAAGACGTCCTTGGTTCCTACTTGCTGTGTACCCATCCAAACAAGCCCAGCCCTGGATCTCTTGTTATACGTTTTCCTTCAGGCCTGATCACTCTGGATATTAGGACTTCCAAAGGAAAATATTTTCTTGAG acgtGCCACATTCAGTTTGAAAGTCTACCAGCTTTGATCGAGCACTACACCGAGTTCAGAGGAGAGCTGGAGTGTCCGCTGAGCTGTGCTCGTGTCAATCACTGTTACGAATGGGACGAGAACACCGCAAAGGCCCCTAGTCCTCGTCCACAGCAAGGCAGTAAACTAAATGCCAAGTACCAGTGCTGGGTCTAA